The window ACCAAAGGGCTCACCGAAATGCCCTATGAAATCTTTGTTCCTGTTTTTGAGGATACCGCCACGGTCGGCACCAGTGTTTCAACTCAGGAGGAAGATAGCCCAATCAGTTATTTTGACTATTGGGGCCTCTATTTTGACCGCGGGGATGGGCAGGAAGCCTACATTTATTCCCTTCACCAGAAAAAATTGTACGAAGAGAGCATTTTTCTCTTCGAGTAAAAATTTCCACTAGCAATTACTAAGCACTGAACAGAGGTCGCGATTTCATTAAATCGTTGACCTTTTGTTTTATGGAAGCTATTTTGGTTTCGTTCTCCGGGTCGGTCAGGATTTCGTCGATAAAGCCCACAATGATCTCCATATCGGCCTCTTTTAAGCCTCTGGTGGTGATTGCAGAGGTTCCGAAACGGATTCCTGACGTAACAAAAGGTGATTTATCATCAAAAGGCACCATGTTCTTGTTGGCTGTGATATCCGCATGCTCCAATACCTTTTCGGCATCTTTACCAGTGATATTTTTGTTTCGGAGGTCGATCAACATCATGTGGTTGTCGGTACCCCCAGAAATTACTTTGTAATCCCTGTCCATAAACGCCTTCGCCATGGCGGCAGCGTTCTTTTTCACTTGGACCATGTAGTGGAGGAATTCGTCAGAAAGGGCTTCCCCAAACGCAACGGCTTTGGCTGCGATAATGTGCTCCAACGGTCCGCCTTGATTACCAGGGAATACTGCCAAATCCAATAGGGCCGACATTTTTCTCAGGTTTCCGTTCTTTAGTTTGATACCAAACGGATTGTCAAAATCCTCACCCATCAAAATAAGTCCTCCACGTGGACCACGGAGTGTTTTGTGTGTTGTGGTGGTCACAATATGGCAATGGGGAATCGGGTCGTTCAAAATA is drawn from Flagellimonas sp. MMG031 and contains these coding sequences:
- the glyA gene encoding serine hydroxymethyltransferase: MQRDQKIFELIAQENDRQLEGIELIASENFVSPQVMEAAGSVLTNKYAEGYPGKRYYGGCEIVDQVEQLAIDRAKELFGAAYANVQPHSGSQANASVYHACLNAGDTILGFDLSHGGHLTHGSPVNFSGKLYNPVFYGVDEETGLLNYDKIQEIAEKEQPKLIIAGASAYSRDMDFKRFREIADSVGAILLADISHPSGLIAKGILNDPIPHCHIVTTTTHKTLRGPRGGLILMGEDFDNPFGIKLKNGNLRKMSALLDLAVFPGNQGGPLEHIIAAKAVAFGEALSDEFLHYMVQVKKNAAAMAKAFMDRDYKVISGGTDNHMMLIDLRNKNITGKDAEKVLEHADITANKNMVPFDDKSPFVTSGIRFGTSAITTRGLKEADMEIIVGFIDEILTDPENETKIASIKQKVNDLMKSRPLFSA